The window CCTACCAAACGATCAAGCCTGTTTGGGGGCGAACAAGCGGCCTCTGCCGGTCATTAGCAAAATCCCCACAAGGATCAGGAATGGAATCAATGGCAAGACGTTTTCAAGCGGACCGTGGAAGAAGGGATTGTTAGCGACAGACCATTCTTGAATTCTTCGATCATAATCTGTTAACACGCCAGCCAAAAACGCAATTACGATACCTGCGATCGCACCGCCTGCGATATAACCGGAAGCCATCAAAACTCCCTGACTTTTATCTCCTTCCGCAACCAGTTGTTCTTCTGTCAAATTCTTATGGCGAAGTCTCATGCGAATCTTGCGATCCACAAGCCATCGGATTAAACCGCCGATGAAGATTGGACTGGAGGAAGAGAGAGGCAAATAAACACCCACCGCAAAAGCAAGCGATGGAATTCCGGACATTTCCAGAACAATTGCGATCATTGCGCCGAGAATCACAAGCCCCCATGGTAACTGCCTGTTCAAAATTCCTTTGATGATATAAGACATCAACGTCGCTTTCGGCGCATCGAATTTATCAACCTTCGAACCGTCCGGCCGCACGCGATGAACGCCGTTGATTCCGGGATCTACAAGATAAACCGGTGTTCCATCTTCTTTTACGAGATAGCGTCCCGAAGGGCCGCCCGTTTCATCGATTTTGTGCCATACACGATATGTATTCGAATCGGTGGATTGTTGTGGACCTTGGAGCTGCTCGCTTCTGCCCAATTGTGAAACATCGCCCCTCATATCGGCAGGAAAATTCTGCTGTATTTTGTAAACAACTTTCCCAGAATCATCAATCAAGTATTCACCTGGCGGCAAATCCGGCACCGCGTTTTGATCGTTGCGAAACACGCGATAACTGCGCGCATCCGGTTTGATGCTCTCTTCATAAACGGGTAGGGACGCACCCGCAGCGGACGGTATTTGGACAACTTTTTGCACGCGTTCAAATGAAGTTTGCGGAACGTAAACTGTGCCTGTGTTGTTCAAAGCCAGAAGGATCGGACCCAGGATCACTGCTGAGCCGAACGCGCCGATCAATATTGCCAACTGTTGGAGACGAGGCGTTGAGCCAACTAGGAACCCAGTTTTTAGATCCTGCGATGTGGTCCCGCCATTGGATGCTGCAATGCAAACAATCGCTCCCACGGAAAGCGCGGTTACGTAATAAGCGGGGCCGGTCCAGCCAATGATGAGAAAGACCAGACAGGTCAGGAGCAGGGTTGCAACCGTCATTCCGGAGATCGGATTGGACGAAGAGCCAATTTCTCCGGTTAATCGTGAAGAAACAGTAACGAACAGGAATCCAAATAAAATAATCATGATCGCGCCCAGCAAGTTCATGTGAAGATTGCGTGCCGCCATGATCCCGATTACCAACAGAACGATCCCTCCAAGAACATACTTCATCGAAATGTCTTGATCTGTTCTCGGCGCTGACTCACTGGCAGCCTTTCCGCCTCTCAGGTCTCTAAGACCTCCTTTCAAGCCGTGCAAGATAACAGGCAAAGAGCG of the bacterium genome contains:
- a CDS encoding oligopeptide transporter, OPT family, whose protein sequence is MPTATEELLVKETAPPAGSFRPYIPPEAKLPEFTLAPVIVGVILGMIFGASSLYLVLKVGLTVSASIPVAVISITLFRILSNVGMRNASILENNIVQTTGSAGESIAFGVGVTMPAIMILGFDLDIARVMLVAVLGGLLGILMMIPLRRALIVQQHGSLKYPEGTACAEVLKAGASEESKEVAAKAGTLEDSGHTSAVTIFTGFGIGFVYMTIMKALKGWKDIPEKIFGAPFTFGSVSTEISPALLGVGYIIGPRIASIMCAGGVLAYLVLIPIIKFFGNSIPGVLPPGSVPISEMTHPDQVRGAYVLYIGAGAVAAGGIISLFRSLPVILHGLKGGLRDLRGGKAASESAPRTDQDISMKYVLGGIVLLVIGIMAARNLHMNLLGAIMIILFGFLFVTVSSRLTGEIGSSSNPISGMTVATLLLTCLVFLIIGWTGPAYYVTALSVGAIVCIAASNGGTTSQDLKTGFLVGSTPRLQQLAILIGAFGSAVILGPILLALNNTGTVYVPQTSFERVQKVVQIPSAAGASLPVYEESIKPDARSYRVFRNDQNAVPDLPPGEYLIDDSGKVVYKIQQNFPADMRGDVSQLGRSEQLQGPQQSTDSNTYRVWHKIDETGGPSGRYLVKEDGTPVYLVDPGINGVHRVRPDGSKVDKFDAPKATLMSYIIKGILNRQLPWGLVILGAMIAIVLEMSGIPSLAFAVGVYLPLSSSSPIFIGGLIRWLVDRKIRMRLRHKNLTEEQLVAEGDKSQGVLMASGYIAGGAIAGIVIAFLAGVLTDYDRRIQEWSVANNPFFHGPLENVLPLIPFLILVGILLMTGRGRLFAPKQA